The following are encoded together in the Balaenoptera acutorostrata chromosome 9, mBalAcu1.1, whole genome shotgun sequence genome:
- the LOC130708876 gene encoding 60S ribosomal protein L21-like, with the protein MEDEVVPLATYMQIYKKGDIVDIKGMGTVQKGTPHKCYHGKTVRVYNVTQHAVGIIVNKQVKGKILAKRINVHSEHIKHSKSRDSFLKRVKENDQKKKEAKEKGTWVQLKRQPAPPREAHFVRTNGKEPELLEPIPYEFMA; encoded by the exons ATGGAAGATGAGG ttGTCCCTTTGGCCACATACATGCAAATCTACAAGAAAGGTGATATTGTAGATATCAAGGGAATGGGCACTGTTCAAAAAGGAACGCCCCACAAATGTTACCATGGCAAAACTGTGAGAGTCTACAATGTTACTCAGCATGCTGTTGGCATCATTGTAAACAAACAAGTTAAGGGCAAGATTCTTGCCAAGAGAATTAATGTGCATAGCGAGCATATTAAGCACTCTAAGAGCCGAGATAGCTTCCTGAAACGggtgaaggaaaatgatcagaaaaagaaggaagccaaagagaaaggtactTGGGTTCAACTGAAGCGCCAGCCCGCACCACCCAGAGAAGCACACTTCGTGAGAACCAATGGAAAGGAGCCTGAACTGTTGGAGCCCATTCCCTATGAATTCATGGCATGA
- the PTH gene encoding parathyroid hormone, whose product MGLCVCCSDPIVKIQRIRSDVIRNNKKASLVKMMSAKDMVKVMVVMFAVCFLARSEGKSVKKRSVSEIQFMHNLGKHLSSMERVEWLRKKLQDVHNFVALGTSIAYRDGSSQRPQKKEDNVLVESHQKSLGEADKADVDVLIKAKPQ is encoded by the exons atgggccta TGTGTGTGCTGCTCTGATCCTATAGTTAAAATTCAGAGAATTAGGAGTGACGTCATCCGTAACAATAAAAAAGCTTCTCTTG tgAAGATGATGTCTGCAAAAGACATGGTTAAAGTAATGGTTGTCATGTTCGCGGTTTGTTTTCTTGCAAGATCGGAAGGGAAGTCTGTTAA GAAGAGATCTGTGAGTGAAATACAGTTTATGCATAACCTGGGCAAGCATCTGAGCTCCATGGAAAGAGTGGAATGGCTGCGTAAGAAGTTGCAGGATGTGCACAACTTTGTTGCTCTCGGAACTTCTATAGCTTACAGAGATGGTAGTTCCCAGAGACCccaaaaaaaggaagacaatGTCCTGGTTGAGAGCCATCAAAAAAGTCTTGGAGAAGCAGACAAAGCTGATGTGGATGTATTAATTAAAGCTAAACCCCAGTGA